The following are encoded together in the Vigna unguiculata cultivar IT97K-499-35 chromosome 2, ASM411807v1, whole genome shotgun sequence genome:
- the LOC114173285 gene encoding uncharacterized protein LOC114173285 isoform X2, producing the protein MGFAVAFHHMGRFERNRGLKYVGGEIHVVSGIDTDFWSFFEALGIVKEFKYAGDVRLWWKGSKETLLNNLRLLSDDKEALALAKYAEDRNEEVDIYVQHIPCQPEVVHFITGPGMDEEVGQEEVGVEAQRCETEIGVDGGPIGETDIGVEGDEEVQVEQEVEVEEGVEAQRCETEIGVDGGPVGETNIGVEGDQEVHVQQEEVKVKQGVEAEDGELEQRVNWHT; encoded by the coding sequence ATGGGGTTCGCGGTTGCGTTCCATCACATGGGTAGGTTTGAACGGAATAGGGGATTGAAGTATGTGGGGGGTGAAATCCATGTGGTATCGGGTATCGACACAGATTTTTGGTCATTCTTTGAAGCATTAGGCATCGTGAAGGAGTTCAAATACGCTGGAGATGTTAGACTTTGGTGGAAGGGCTCGAAGGAAACGTTGTTGAACAACCTAAGATTGTTGAGTGACGATAAGGAGGCATTGGCGTTGGCTAAGTATGCGGAGGATAGAAATGAAGAAGTAGATATATATGTCCAGCACATTCCTTGTCAGCCTGAGGTGGTTCATTTTATTACTGGTCCTGGAATGGATGAAGAAGTTGGTCAGGAAGAAGTTGGGGTTGAGGCACAGAGGTGTGAGACCGAAATAGGAGTTGATGGTGGTCCGATTGGTGAGACGGACATAGGAGTTGAGGGTGATGAAGAGGTTCAAGTAGAACAAGAGGTTGAGGTTGAAGAAGGGGTTGAGGCACAGAGGTGTGAGACAGAAATAGGAGTTGATGGTGGTCCGGTTGGTGAGACAAACATAGGAGTTGAGGGTGATCAAGAGGTTCATGTACAACAAGAGGAGGTTAAGGTAAAACAAGGGGTTGAGGCAGAAGATGGTGAGCTAGAACAGAGGGTTAATTGGCATACCTAG
- the LOC114173285 gene encoding uncharacterized protein LOC114173285 isoform X1 encodes MFTFIFTVFVVECWIGLVCDAISNVGLEMGFAVAFHHMGRFERNRGLKYVGGEIHVVSGIDTDFWSFFEALGIVKEFKYAGDVRLWWKGSKETLLNNLRLLSDDKEALALAKYAEDRNEEVDIYVQHIPCQPEVVHFITGPGMDEEVGQEEVGVEAQRCETEIGVDGGPIGETDIGVEGDEEVQVEQEVEVEEGVEAQRCETEIGVDGGPVGETNIGVEGDQEVHVQQEEVKVKQGVEAEDGELEQRVNWHT; translated from the coding sequence ATGTTCACTTTTATCTTCACCGTTTTTGTGGTTGAATGTTGGATTGGATTGGTTTGTGATGCGATTTCAAATGTAGGGCTGGAAATGGGGTTCGCGGTTGCGTTCCATCACATGGGTAGGTTTGAACGGAATAGGGGATTGAAGTATGTGGGGGGTGAAATCCATGTGGTATCGGGTATCGACACAGATTTTTGGTCATTCTTTGAAGCATTAGGCATCGTGAAGGAGTTCAAATACGCTGGAGATGTTAGACTTTGGTGGAAGGGCTCGAAGGAAACGTTGTTGAACAACCTAAGATTGTTGAGTGACGATAAGGAGGCATTGGCGTTGGCTAAGTATGCGGAGGATAGAAATGAAGAAGTAGATATATATGTCCAGCACATTCCTTGTCAGCCTGAGGTGGTTCATTTTATTACTGGTCCTGGAATGGATGAAGAAGTTGGTCAGGAAGAAGTTGGGGTTGAGGCACAGAGGTGTGAGACCGAAATAGGAGTTGATGGTGGTCCGATTGGTGAGACGGACATAGGAGTTGAGGGTGATGAAGAGGTTCAAGTAGAACAAGAGGTTGAGGTTGAAGAAGGGGTTGAGGCACAGAGGTGTGAGACAGAAATAGGAGTTGATGGTGGTCCGGTTGGTGAGACAAACATAGGAGTTGAGGGTGATCAAGAGGTTCATGTACAACAAGAGGAGGTTAAGGTAAAACAAGGGGTTGAGGCAGAAGATGGTGAGCTAGAACAGAGGGTTAATTGGCATACCTAG